The Pseudomonas sp. IAC-BECa141 genome contains the following window.
GATGATTACGCGTGCACGCAAGGTCGAAGGCGGCTACAGCCTGACCGGCGCCAAGATGTGGATCACCAACAGCCCGATCGCCGACGTGTTCGTGGTCTGGGCCAAGGACGACGCCGGCGATATTCGCGGCTTTGTATTGGAGAAGGGCTGGAAAGGCCTGAGCGCCCCGGCGATTCACGGCAAGGTCGGCCTGCGGGCTTCGATCACTGGTGAGATCGTCATGGACAACGTGTTCGTGCCGGAAGAAAACATCTTCCCGGATGTGCGTGGTCTGAAAGGTCCGTTCACCTGCCTCAACTCTGCACGTTATGGCATCTCCTGGGGTGCGCTGGGCGCGGCCGAGTTCTGCTGGCACACCGCTCGCCAGTACACCCTGGATCGTCAACAGTTCGGCCGTCCGCTGGCTGCTACTCAGTTGATCCAGAAAAAACTGGCTGACATGCAGACCGAAATCACTCTGGCACTGCAAGGCTGCCTGCGTCTGGGTCGCATGAAGGACGAAGGCACTGCTGCGGTTGAGATCACTTCGATCATGAAGCGCAACTCTTGCGGCAAGTCTCTCGAAATCGCCCGCATGGCGCGTGACATGCTGGGTGGCAACGGGATCTCCGATGAATTCGGCGTGGCCCGTCACCTGGTTAACCTGGAAGTAGTGAATACCTATGAAGGTACTCACGACGTTCACGCGCTGATCCTCGGTCGTGCGCAGACCGGCCTGCAGGCGTTCTATTAACAGGAGAGCGACCATGGGCGCGCTGTCGCATCTGCGGGTATTGGATTTATCGCGAGTGCTGGCCGGCCCATGGGCTGGTCAGATTCTCGCCGATCTTGGGGCGGAAGTGATCAAGGTTGAGCGCCCGGGCAATGGTGACGATACCCGCGCCTGGGGTCCGCCCTTTCTGAAAGACGCTTATGGCGAGAACACCAGCGAGGCGGCGTATTACCTGTCGGCCAATCGCAACAAGCAATCGGTGACGATCGACTTCACGCGTCCCGAAGGTCAGAAGCTTGTGCGTGAG
Protein-coding sequences here:
- a CDS encoding acyl-CoA dehydrogenase, producing the protein MGGKASFNWIDPLLLDQQLTEEERMIRDAAEQFAQQSLAPRVLEAFRHEKTDPAIFREMGEVGLLGATIPEQYGGSGLNYVSYGLIAREVERVDSGYRSMMSVQSSLVMVPINEFGTEAQKQKYLPKLASGEWIGCFGLTEPNHGSDPGAMITRARKVEGGYSLTGAKMWITNSPIADVFVVWAKDDAGDIRGFVLEKGWKGLSAPAIHGKVGLRASITGEIVMDNVFVPEENIFPDVRGLKGPFTCLNSARYGISWGALGAAEFCWHTARQYTLDRQQFGRPLAATQLIQKKLADMQTEITLALQGCLRLGRMKDEGTAAVEITSIMKRNSCGKSLEIARMARDMLGGNGISDEFGVARHLVNLEVVNTYEGTHDVHALILGRAQTGLQAFY